One window from the genome of Metabacillus flavus encodes:
- the moaA gene encoding GTP 3',8-cyclase MoaA, translating to MRNSVTDTLQRPLRDLRLSVTDRCNFRCRYCMPEEIFGPDYPFLSSEHILSFDEMERLTKLFASLGVEKVRITGGEPLLRKNLTALIERLAVIDGIRDIAITTNGSLLKKQASALKQAGLHRVTVSLDSLDEERFSSLNGNRSSVKRVLEGIEAAADAGLQVKINMVVQKGKNDQDIIPMARYFKEKQHILRFIEYMDVGNTNGWRMDEVSSKQEILSTIGQVMPIEPLSPNYTGEVATRFRYLDDGQEIGVISSVTDSFCSACSRARVSAEGKLYTCLFAADGFDLRNQLRSEKSDQELLDILSSIWNHRKDRYSDERRDGKTAGSKVEMSHIGG from the coding sequence ATGAGAAACAGTGTAACAGATACACTTCAGCGTCCGCTCCGGGATTTGCGCCTTTCTGTAACGGACCGCTGCAATTTTCGGTGCAGGTATTGCATGCCTGAAGAAATTTTCGGTCCGGATTATCCGTTTTTATCTTCAGAACATATCCTATCCTTTGACGAAATGGAGCGATTAACTAAGCTTTTCGCTTCCCTTGGAGTGGAGAAAGTCAGAATTACAGGCGGTGAACCGCTTTTAAGAAAAAATCTTACAGCGCTGATCGAACGTCTTGCAGTCATTGACGGAATAAGGGACATAGCGATCACCACGAATGGATCCCTTTTGAAAAAGCAGGCATCAGCATTAAAGCAAGCTGGTTTGCATCGGGTGACTGTAAGCCTTGATTCACTTGATGAAGAGAGATTCAGCAGCTTAAACGGGAATAGAAGCAGTGTGAAGAGGGTATTAGAAGGCATTGAGGCTGCAGCAGATGCCGGGCTTCAAGTGAAAATTAACATGGTCGTACAAAAAGGAAAGAACGACCAGGACATCATTCCTATGGCAAGATACTTTAAAGAAAAGCAGCACATTCTCCGTTTCATCGAATATATGGATGTGGGAAATACGAACGGCTGGAGAATGGACGAGGTCTCCTCCAAACAGGAAATCCTTAGCACAATCGGACAAGTCATGCCGATTGAGCCGCTTTCACCGAATTATACAGGGGAAGTCGCAACTCGATTCCGGTACTTGGACGATGGACAGGAAATCGGTGTGATTTCGTCGGTTACAGATTCGTTCTGCTCTGCCTGTTCGAGAGCTAGAGTTTCTGCAGAAGGGAAACTCTATACATGTCTTTTTGCGGCGGACGGGTTTGATCTGCGAAATCAGCTGAGGTCAGAAAAAAGTGACCAGGAGCTTCTCGATATCCTTTCCTCCATTTGGAATCACCGGAAAGACCGGTATTCGGATGAACGCAGGGATGGAAAAACAGCCGGATCAAAAGTAGAAATGTCCCATATTGGCGGCTGA
- a CDS encoding DUF2294 domain-containing protein has product MPNVIHEFNDMIRKLRKELFGKGPERIHTVFVENMAVSTLYGNLTPTELFLSKSQEGKDMIHAARTKMIQDVYSVSPPEGMEELMGAKLVHLFSDIKVEENMAVSVFVFDKNIM; this is encoded by the coding sequence ATGCCAAATGTCATTCATGAATTTAACGATATGATCAGAAAGCTTCGAAAGGAATTATTCGGAAAGGGGCCAGAACGGATTCACACTGTTTTTGTTGAAAACATGGCGGTTTCAACCCTTTATGGCAATCTGACGCCAACCGAACTGTTTCTATCCAAATCACAGGAAGGCAAGGACATGATTCATGCGGCCAGAACAAAAATGATTCAGGATGTTTATTCAGTAAGTCCTCCTGAGGGTATGGAAGAACTAATGGGAGCCAAGCTTGTGCATTTATTCTCCGACATAAAAGTGGAAGAAAATATGGCTGTATCTGTATTTGTTTTTGATAAGAATATTATGTAA
- a CDS encoding molybdopterin molybdotransferase MoeA: protein MEKRTPIPVGDAVNRVMKFAGTGKIEWVPIKQAYGRFLAEDLIADHDIPAFDRSPYDGFAIRSEDTGSKKNVMLKVVGEIGAGSLHAKPAEPFEAVRIMTGAAIPEGFDAVVMLELVKEHSIEGKKFIELNRAYNKGDNVSFKGEDTREGTVLVKKGTPVNAGISALLATFGYHSVPVSVKPVIGVLATGSELLDVEEALEPGKIRNSNAYMILSQIERAGAEALYFGKLEDNFNSCYRTIQTAMKQVDLLITTGGVSVGDYDYLPAIYEKLNASVLFNKVAMRPGSVTTVAEVNGKLLFGLSGNPSACYVGFELFVRPVIRKEQGNELPHLKKVKAVLGADFKKANPFMRFVRARIGFEEDGRISVTPSGFNKSSAVSSLADADVFILLPGGTRGYEKGMLVDALLLNDVSGSEWPWENIVPSYR, encoded by the coding sequence ATTGAAAAACGAACCCCGATTCCTGTAGGGGATGCAGTAAATAGAGTAATGAAGTTTGCGGGAACCGGAAAGATTGAATGGGTTCCAATCAAACAGGCATACGGCCGGTTTCTGGCGGAGGATTTGATTGCAGACCATGATATCCCGGCCTTTGACCGGTCCCCCTACGATGGTTTTGCAATCAGGTCAGAGGATACCGGCAGCAAAAAAAACGTGATGCTGAAGGTTGTCGGCGAGATTGGTGCAGGTTCTCTGCATGCAAAACCGGCAGAGCCGTTCGAAGCGGTCAGAATCATGACGGGGGCCGCTATACCTGAAGGATTCGATGCCGTCGTGATGCTTGAATTAGTCAAAGAACATTCGATAGAGGGAAAGAAGTTCATTGAACTGAACCGGGCCTATAATAAAGGCGACAATGTATCTTTTAAAGGTGAGGATACACGGGAAGGAACCGTTCTGGTCAAAAAAGGAACTCCGGTTAATGCCGGGATATCAGCCTTGCTTGCTACCTTTGGTTACCATTCTGTTCCTGTTTCCGTCAAGCCGGTAATTGGCGTTCTAGCTACGGGAAGTGAACTGCTGGATGTGGAGGAGGCCCTTGAACCGGGAAAAATCCGTAACAGCAATGCTTATATGATTCTCTCACAAATTGAACGGGCTGGCGCAGAAGCTCTTTATTTTGGAAAGCTTGAAGATAATTTTAATTCCTGTTATAGGACGATCCAAACAGCAATGAAGCAGGTGGATTTACTAATAACTACAGGCGGAGTGTCGGTAGGGGATTATGATTACCTTCCAGCCATCTATGAAAAACTTAACGCCTCTGTTCTTTTTAACAAAGTCGCCATGAGGCCAGGCAGTGTAACAACAGTAGCGGAGGTCAATGGTAAGCTCCTTTTTGGTCTTTCGGGCAATCCTTCCGCATGCTATGTGGGATTTGAGCTTTTTGTCCGCCCAGTCATAAGAAAAGAGCAGGGAAATGAGCTGCCCCACCTAAAGAAAGTAAAAGCGGTTTTAGGAGCCGATTTCAAAAAAGCGAATCCATTTATGCGCTTTGTACGCGCGCGCATAGGCTTTGAAGAGGATGGACGGATTTCTGTCACACCATCCGGATTCAACAAATCCAGCGCGGTTTCCTCTCTAGCTGATGCAGATGTGTTTATTTTACTTCCGGGGGGAACGAGAGGCTATGAAAAGGGCATGCTCGTGGATGCTCTTTTATTAAATGATGTGTCGGGGAGTGAATGGCCATGGGAAAACATTGTGCCATCCTACAGATAA
- a CDS encoding DUF1641 domain-containing protein has product MAAPITEIRKPQLSEEEVKQQKLNDLKTLLAENETALAKMMEIASELNSIGILDAADHMLLAKDEIAKIALGQVSRKPVTNLLNTLLGATGALMKADPGQTSKLLNSAVAGMDAGSKYLKSEKKVTVMDLLKTLNDPDINRAIGFGLHFLRGMGKDLKED; this is encoded by the coding sequence TTGGCAGCTCCTATTACAGAAATCAGAAAACCTCAATTAAGCGAGGAAGAAGTTAAACAGCAAAAGCTTAATGATTTAAAGACCCTGCTGGCTGAAAATGAAACAGCTTTGGCAAAAATGATGGAAATTGCGAGCGAGCTGAACAGCATCGGCATTCTTGACGCAGCTGACCATATGCTTCTTGCAAAAGATGAAATTGCTAAAATAGCTCTTGGACAGGTTTCCCGCAAACCGGTTACCAACCTTCTCAATACCTTGCTCGGTGCAACCGGAGCATTGATGAAAGCAGATCCCGGACAGACTTCCAAGCTATTAAACAGTGCTGTTGCCGGTATGGATGCAGGAAGCAAATACTTGAAATCTGAAAAAAAGGTAACCGTCATGGATTTATTAAAAACGCTGAACGATCCTGATATTAATAGAGCAATCGGTTTCGGCCTCCATTTCCTCCGCGGAATGGGAAAAGATCTGAAAGAGGATTAA
- a CDS encoding MoeB/ThiF family adenylyltransferase, producing the protein MDDRYSRQHLFAPIGKQGQDQISRKHVLIVGTGALGSAAAEMLARAGIGKLTLMDRDYVEWSNLQRQQLYEEKDAREKMPKALAAKNRLFRINADVEVDAYVEDAAPGNLEPLLHDIDLIIDAADNFDIRFVLNDLSHKFRIPWIYGSCVGSYGVTCTILPGKTPCLKCLLERMPPSGATCDTAGIISPAVQITAAYQTAEAMKILVEDMDHLRETFISFDLWNNQHFSIKFDKVKKENCPTCGSNPAYPHLKFENQTKSEVLCGRDTVQIRPQEAIYHNFDELEKRLSVYGKIERNPFLLSCKLPKHRFVIFQDGRVFIHGTNSIQEAKKLYYQILG; encoded by the coding sequence ATGGACGATCGCTATTCGAGACAGCATTTGTTCGCACCTATAGGAAAACAGGGTCAGGATCAAATCAGCAGGAAGCATGTGCTGATTGTCGGAACCGGTGCCCTTGGAAGTGCAGCGGCTGAAATGCTTGCCAGGGCTGGAATCGGGAAACTTACCCTTATGGATCGCGATTATGTGGAATGGAGCAATCTTCAGCGCCAGCAGCTGTATGAAGAGAAGGATGCAAGAGAAAAAATGCCGAAAGCCCTTGCGGCAAAAAACAGACTGTTCCGGATCAACGCTGATGTTGAGGTGGACGCATACGTAGAAGACGCTGCACCCGGAAATTTGGAACCGCTCCTTCATGATATTGATTTGATCATTGATGCGGCAGATAACTTTGATATCCGTTTCGTGTTAAACGATTTATCCCACAAGTTCCGCATTCCATGGATTTATGGTTCCTGTGTAGGGAGCTATGGCGTGACCTGCACCATTCTTCCCGGAAAGACCCCGTGTCTTAAGTGTTTGTTAGAACGGATGCCTCCTTCGGGAGCGACGTGTGACACAGCCGGGATTATCAGCCCTGCAGTGCAAATCACGGCAGCCTATCAGACAGCTGAAGCCATGAAGATCCTGGTAGAGGATATGGATCACCTGAGAGAGACGTTTATCAGCTTTGATTTATGGAACAATCAGCATTTTTCCATTAAGTTTGATAAAGTAAAGAAAGAGAATTGCCCGACCTGCGGTTCCAATCCTGCATACCCGCATTTAAAATTTGAAAATCAGACGAAATCAGAAGTGCTTTGCGGAAGGGATACGGTTCAGATCCGTCCGCAAGAAGCCATTTACCATAACTTCGATGAGCTTGAAAAGCGGCTGAGTGTTTATGGAAAGATTGAACGCAATCCGTTTCTATTATCCTGCAAGCTTCCTAAGCACAGGTTTGTCATTTTCCAGGATGGCCGTGTCTTCATACATGGGACAAACAGTATACAGGAAGCGAAAAAATTGTATTATCAAATCCTTGGTTAG
- the mobB gene encoding molybdopterin-guanine dinucleotide biosynthesis protein B: MGKHCAILQITGYQNSGKTTLMKKLIARAAEQGLAAGSLKHHGHGGTPDLPVKDSTDHFKAGAIVSGAEGEGTVQLSARLGNDQLHRLIELYSYFDLDVLFIEGYKKEPFPKVLLISKEEDLPLVHELQAIVCVISSSCVHKNHFPGMNHFYIEEEDLYLDFLMKEVTNQNERDII; the protein is encoded by the coding sequence ATGGGAAAACATTGTGCCATCCTACAGATAACAGGCTATCAAAACAGCGGGAAAACGACATTAATGAAAAAGCTGATAGCCCGTGCAGCAGAACAGGGGCTTGCAGCAGGTTCGCTTAAGCATCATGGACACGGCGGCACTCCTGATCTTCCAGTAAAAGACAGCACCGATCATTTTAAAGCAGGTGCCATTGTATCAGGTGCCGAGGGTGAAGGAACTGTTCAGCTTTCAGCTAGACTGGGAAATGATCAGCTTCATAGATTGATTGAGCTTTATTCTTATTTTGATCTGGATGTATTATTCATTGAAGGCTATAAGAAAGAGCCCTTTCCAAAGGTTTTGCTGATCAGTAAAGAGGAGGATTTACCGCTGGTTCATGAGCTTCAAGCCATCGTTTGTGTAATATCAAGCAGCTGTGTTCACAAAAACCATTTCCCGGGAATGAATCATTTTTACATAGAAGAAGAGGATCTGTATTTAGATTTCTTAATGAAAGAAGTGACAAACCAAAATGAAAGAGACATTATTTAG
- a CDS encoding formate/nitrite transporter family protein has translation MAYLKPQQIAEKTIEAGVSKTKLPMPVLWILGFLGGAFISFGFLLDIRVIGNLPPEWGSFASLLGGAVFPVGLMLIVLAGGELITGNIMSVSMAYYAKKVSLKDLGLNWLFIILANFLGALFVAYFFGHIVGLTETGPFLDKTVAIAGAKIDESFGQTLISAIGCNWLVCLAIWLSTGAEDVGGKILGIWFPIMAFVAIGFQHVVANMFLIPAAIFAGHFTWMDYFSNFVPTLIGNIIGGAVFVGMAYFTSYYKQKMDPSISSRKAS, from the coding sequence ATGGCATATCTTAAGCCGCAGCAAATTGCAGAAAAAACGATTGAAGCAGGGGTAAGTAAAACCAAACTGCCGATGCCGGTATTATGGATTCTTGGATTTCTCGGGGGAGCTTTTATCTCATTTGGTTTCCTGCTTGATATCCGTGTAATCGGAAATCTTCCGCCTGAGTGGGGAAGTTTTGCATCCTTATTGGGTGGAGCTGTTTTCCCGGTAGGTCTCATGCTGATCGTACTTGCCGGAGGAGAATTAATAACAGGGAACATCATGTCTGTATCCATGGCGTATTACGCGAAAAAGGTTTCATTGAAAGATCTTGGTTTGAATTGGCTCTTTATCATCCTCGCCAATTTTCTTGGCGCTTTATTCGTTGCCTACTTTTTCGGCCACATTGTCGGTCTGACCGAAACTGGACCTTTTTTGGATAAAACGGTAGCGATTGCAGGTGCGAAAATTGATGAATCGTTTGGTCAGACCCTTATTTCAGCAATAGGCTGCAATTGGCTTGTGTGTCTTGCAATCTGGCTGTCAACTGGAGCAGAGGACGTGGGCGGAAAAATTTTAGGCATCTGGTTTCCAATCATGGCATTTGTCGCCATCGGCTTTCAGCACGTTGTCGCGAATATGTTCCTGATTCCGGCCGCTATATTCGCAGGGCACTTTACCTGGATGGATTACTTTAGCAATTTTGTTCCCACTTTAATAGGGAATATAATAGGCGGTGCTGTATTTGTAGGGATGGCTTACTTTACGTCCTATTATAAGCAAAAAATGGATCCATCGATTTCATCCAGAAAAGCATCATGA
- the fdhD gene encoding formate dehydrogenase accessory sulfurtransferase FdhD, translated as MEPIQIKREIIRVSKGRSECLEDTVVTEFPVTVKVNGKELVTMVCTPEYVEDMVAGFLASEGVIRKYDEIKEIWMQEKEGYVHVKTDHVNPYYQNFQSKRYITSCCGMSRQGFVFVNDALTAKKMNGVRVRVTAADCFRLMEDMQQSAQTFQNTGGVHNAALCDVNGIILSRMDIGRHNALDKIYGYCLKNQISIEDKIIVFSGRISSEILLKVAKIGCEIVLSKSAPTELALKLAEELGITAAGFIRNESMNIYTHPERIKLDEQ; from the coding sequence TTGGAGCCAATCCAGATAAAAAGAGAGATAATACGGGTATCAAAAGGCAGATCAGAGTGTCTGGAGGATACGGTTGTCACCGAATTTCCGGTAACGGTGAAAGTGAATGGGAAAGAGCTTGTGACAATGGTCTGCACCCCGGAATATGTGGAAGACATGGTGGCCGGATTTTTGGCATCTGAGGGTGTAATTCGAAAGTATGATGAAATTAAAGAGATTTGGATGCAGGAAAAAGAAGGGTATGTTCATGTGAAAACGGATCATGTAAATCCCTACTATCAAAATTTCCAAAGTAAGCGCTATATTACTTCCTGCTGCGGTATGAGCAGACAGGGATTTGTCTTTGTCAACGACGCACTTACCGCCAAAAAAATGAACGGGGTCCGGGTGAGAGTAACCGCAGCAGATTGTTTCAGGCTGATGGAAGACATGCAGCAATCTGCTCAAACATTCCAAAATACAGGCGGGGTGCATAATGCTGCATTATGTGATGTAAATGGAATTATTTTAAGCAGAATGGATATTGGGCGTCATAATGCTCTTGATAAAATATATGGCTATTGCCTGAAAAACCAGATATCGATTGAAGACAAGATCATTGTATTCAGCGGCCGCATCTCTTCAGAAATTCTTCTGAAGGTTGCAAAAATCGGCTGTGAGATTGTTCTCTCCAAATCAGCACCGACTGAGCTTGCGTTAAAGCTTGCGGAGGAGCTTGGCATCACGGCAGCGGGCTTTATCCGAAATGAGTCAATGAATATATATACGCACCCTGAACGGATCAAGCTGGATGAACAATGA
- the fdhF gene encoding formate dehydrogenase subunit alpha, giving the protein MSDSKISVKINGSEYEANQGTSILEILNEQQIQHPQICYVPEVDPIQTCDTCIVEVDGQLVRSCSTCASDGMNIVLDSSAAKSAQTEAMDRILENHLLYCTVCDNNNGNCKLHNTADFMEIEHQKYPYTPKVDLDDVDMSHPFYRYDANQCIACGQCVEVCQNLQVNETLSIDWEADRPRVIWDNDTTINDSSCVSCGQCVTVCPCNALMEKSMLGEAGFMTGLKTDMLSPMIDLVKEVEPGYSGIFAISEAEAAMRDTRTKKTKTVCTFCGVGCAFEVWTKDRKILKVQPVDDAPVNAISTCVKGKFGWDFVNSEERITKPLIRKNGAFVEASWKEALDLVASRLGTIKEKHGEGSVGLISSSKITNEENYVIQKLARQVFETNNVDNCSRYCQSPATDGLFRTVGMGGDAGTIKDIAKAGLVIIVGANPAEGHPVLATRVKRAHKLHGQKLIVSDLRKNEMAERSDLFISPKQGTDQVWIMAVTKYMMDQGWHDQRFINENVNFFDEYNEVLEKYTLEYAEKWTGITKEQMIEIAEMIRDADGTCVLWGMGVTQNTGGSHTSAAISNLLLATGNYRRPGAGAYPLRGHNNVQGACDMGTLPGWLPGYQHVTDDAARAKFEEAYGVKICSTPGLNNIEMLGSIGAGKMKAMYLVGEDMALVDADSNHVDEILSSLEFFVVQDIFLSRTAQYADVVLPAAPSLEKDGTFTNTERRVQRLYQALPTLGDSKPDWWIVQEIANRLGANWNYTHPSDIFAEMASLSPLFGDASYEVLEGWNSFLWGSFDGKSTPLLYTDGFNFPDKKARFALSDWVTPAEFPDEYDLNINNGRMLEHFHEGNMTNKSKGIQAKVPQVFVEVSPALAKERGVEDGSVVRLVSPFGAVKLSVLITDRVKGKEIYLPMNSVDKETAVNFLTGPIYDTETNTPAYKQTKVRMEVLGEKREMPLPSTNPRNKKRYPQNGVEAERKWARPGYVHLTTDK; this is encoded by the coding sequence ATGAGTGATTCGAAGATTAGCGTGAAAATTAATGGAAGCGAATACGAAGCCAATCAGGGGACTTCCATTCTTGAAATCTTAAACGAACAGCAGATTCAGCATCCGCAGATTTGCTATGTACCTGAAGTGGATCCGATCCAGACGTGTGATACATGCATCGTGGAAGTGGACGGCCAGCTTGTCCGTTCATGTTCAACCTGTGCGTCTGACGGTATGAATATTGTATTGGATTCAAGTGCAGCAAAGTCAGCACAAACAGAAGCTATGGACCGTATTCTTGAAAATCACTTGCTCTACTGCACCGTATGCGATAACAACAATGGAAATTGCAAGCTGCATAACACGGCTGATTTCATGGAAATCGAGCATCAAAAATATCCGTACACACCTAAAGTCGATCTGGATGATGTGGATATGTCCCATCCATTTTACCGCTACGATGCCAACCAATGCATTGCCTGCGGACAGTGTGTGGAAGTGTGTCAAAATCTGCAGGTAAATGAGACTCTCTCTATTGACTGGGAGGCGGACCGTCCCCGCGTCATTTGGGATAATGATACAACCATCAATGATTCATCCTGCGTCAGCTGCGGACAATGTGTAACAGTCTGTCCATGTAATGCTCTTATGGAAAAATCAATGCTTGGCGAAGCCGGTTTCATGACAGGACTTAAAACCGACATGCTTAGTCCGATGATTGATCTTGTAAAAGAGGTTGAGCCCGGATACAGCGGCATCTTCGCTATTTCGGAAGCAGAAGCAGCGATGAGAGACACTCGCACAAAGAAAACGAAAACGGTCTGCACCTTCTGCGGAGTCGGCTGTGCATTTGAAGTTTGGACGAAGGACCGCAAAATTCTCAAGGTGCAGCCAGTTGATGATGCACCGGTTAATGCCATTTCCACTTGTGTCAAAGGGAAATTCGGATGGGATTTCGTTAACTCCGAAGAGCGCATTACGAAACCGCTTATCCGTAAAAACGGCGCTTTCGTTGAAGCAAGCTGGAAAGAAGCACTGGATCTAGTTGCAAGCAGACTTGGAACGATTAAAGAAAAGCATGGGGAAGGCTCCGTCGGTCTGATTTCTTCTTCCAAAATTACGAATGAAGAAAACTACGTGATCCAGAAGCTTGCCCGTCAGGTTTTTGAAACGAACAACGTGGACAACTGCTCCCGCTACTGTCAATCCCCTGCCACAGACGGTTTATTCCGTACAGTAGGAATGGGAGGCGACGCAGGTACAATCAAGGATATTGCGAAAGCAGGCCTCGTCATCATAGTCGGCGCAAATCCGGCTGAGGGCCATCCGGTTCTGGCAACACGCGTTAAACGCGCCCACAAACTGCATGGACAGAAGCTGATTGTCTCCGATCTCAGGAAAAACGAAATGGCCGAACGGTCCGATTTGTTTATCAGTCCAAAACAAGGAACCGATCAAGTCTGGATTATGGCGGTTACGAAATACATGATGGATCAAGGCTGGCACGATCAGCGCTTTATTAATGAGAACGTGAACTTCTTTGACGAATACAATGAAGTTCTCGAAAAATATACACTTGAGTATGCTGAAAAGTGGACGGGCATTACAAAAGAACAAATGATTGAAATCGCTGAAATGATTCGCGATGCTGACGGCACATGTGTGCTCTGGGGAATGGGCGTTACTCAAAACACTGGAGGATCCCATACTTCCGCTGCCATTTCCAATCTATTGCTCGCTACAGGAAACTATCGCCGTCCCGGTGCCGGCGCTTACCCTCTTCGCGGACACAATAATGTTCAAGGCGCATGTGATATGGGTACCCTGCCAGGCTGGCTTCCTGGTTATCAGCATGTTACCGATGATGCAGCCCGCGCTAAATTTGAAGAAGCGTACGGTGTAAAAATCTGCAGTACGCCTGGATTGAATAACATTGAGATGCTTGGCTCAATCGGTGCTGGAAAAATGAAAGCTATGTACCTTGTCGGGGAAGACATGGCTTTAGTAGATGCCGATTCAAACCATGTTGATGAAATTCTTTCAAGCCTAGAATTTTTTGTTGTTCAGGACATCTTCCTTTCCAGAACGGCCCAATATGCAGATGTCGTTCTGCCGGCGGCTCCCTCTCTAGAGAAAGATGGAACGTTCACTAATACAGAACGCCGGGTTCAAAGATTGTATCAAGCCCTGCCAACACTTGGTGACTCCAAGCCGGATTGGTGGATTGTTCAGGAAATTGCCAACCGTTTAGGGGCAAATTGGAATTACACGCATCCAAGCGATATTTTTGCTGAAATGGCTTCCCTGTCTCCATTGTTCGGTGATGCAAGCTATGAAGTGCTTGAAGGCTGGAACAGCTTCCTGTGGGGCAGCTTTGATGGGAAAAGTACGCCGCTTCTCTATACGGACGGCTTCAACTTCCCGGACAAAAAAGCGCGGTTCGCCCTTTCTGACTGGGTGACACCTGCTGAGTTCCCTGATGAGTATGACCTGAATATCAATAACGGGCGGATGCTCGAGCATTTCCATGAAGGAAATATGACGAACAAATCCAAAGGAATTCAAGCCAAGGTTCCCCAGGTATTCGTAGAGGTCTCCCCTGCCCTCGCTAAAGAACGCGGAGTTGAGGATGGTTCAGTAGTTCGTCTCGTTTCTCCATTCGGAGCCGTAAAACTGAGTGTCCTGATCACGGATCGTGTAAAAGGAAAAGAAATTTATCTTCCGATGAATTCAGTTGATAAAGAGACAGCTGTCAACTTCTTGACCGGCCCTATATATGATACGGAAACCAATACGCCTGCCTATAAACAGACGAAAGTACGGATGGAAGTGCTGGGAGAAAAACGCGAGATGCCATTGCCAAGCACAAATCCAAGAAATAAAAAACGTTACCCTCAGAACGGCGTTGAAGCAGAACGCAAATGGGCTCGCCCAGGCTATGTTCATCTGACTACGGACAAATAA